One window from the genome of [Mycobacterium] stephanolepidis encodes:
- a CDS encoding alpha/beta fold hydrolase has product MTDAAVDIRERDIATNGVHLRIVEAGEQGQPVVLLAHGFPELAYSWRHQIRALAAAGYHVIAPDQRGYGRSSSPAHIDDYNIEALSDDLLGILDEVGAGKATFIGHDWGAVVTWHTALAVPERVEGVAGLSVPFTQRSQVAPTQAWKKLFGDNFFYILYFQEPGVADADLNRDPTATMRRMLAGMAHTDGAQMIAPGPAGFIERMSDPGELPEWLSQTELDHYIAEFTRTGFTGGLNWYRNFDRNWALTERLAGANVVVPSLFIAGAADPVLGFTDHAGSLKYRTDNRGDILIEGAGHWIQQERPDEVNAALLEFLQQVAR; this is encoded by the coding sequence ATGACCGATGCCGCTGTGGATATCCGGGAACGTGACATCGCCACGAACGGGGTGCACCTGCGCATCGTCGAGGCGGGTGAGCAGGGCCAGCCGGTAGTCCTTCTGGCCCATGGCTTCCCCGAGTTGGCCTACTCCTGGCGCCACCAGATTCGGGCACTCGCCGCCGCCGGATATCACGTGATCGCCCCCGACCAGCGGGGTTACGGCAGGTCGAGTTCACCGGCGCACATCGATGACTACAACATCGAAGCGTTGTCCGATGACCTGCTGGGCATCCTGGACGAGGTGGGCGCCGGCAAGGCGACCTTCATCGGGCACGACTGGGGCGCCGTCGTCACCTGGCATACCGCACTCGCAGTCCCCGAACGCGTCGAAGGTGTCGCCGGGCTGTCGGTTCCCTTCACCCAGCGTAGCCAGGTGGCTCCCACCCAGGCGTGGAAAAAGCTGTTCGGCGACAACTTCTTCTACATCCTGTACTTCCAGGAGCCGGGGGTCGCAGACGCCGATCTCAACCGTGATCCCACCGCCACGATGCGCCGCATGCTGGCAGGCATGGCCCATACCGACGGCGCCCAAATGATCGCACCCGGCCCTGCCGGATTCATCGAGCGCATGTCCGATCCCGGCGAGCTTCCCGAGTGGCTGAGCCAGACCGAACTGGACCACTACATCGCGGAATTCACCCGCACGGGGTTCACTGGAGGACTGAACTGGTACCGGAATTTCGATCGCAACTGGGCGCTGACCGAGCGCTTAGCCGGAGCCAATGTCGTTGTGCCCTCTTTATTCATCGCGGGCGCGGCCGACCCCGTTCTCGGTTTCACCGACCACGCGGGGAGTCTGAAATACCGTACCGATAACCGCGGTGACATCCTGATCGAGGGCGCTGGACACTGGATTCAGCAGGAACGGCCCGACGAAGTCAATGCCGCGCTGCTGGAATTCCTGCAGCAGGTTGCACGATGA
- a CDS encoding SIMPL domain-containing protein, with the protein MRVRRRTALTRTAAVAATAAMAVLVAGCGDDSTGSPESTRNVTVIGKGEVKGAPDVLRADVGVSVTAKDVSGALSQAGEKAQAVIDAVVGAGVAREDVQTNELSIQPEQTYPQGGPARITGYNATNSVRIHVRDLKKASEVLDKAVQAGGDAARLSGVSFDLDNDADLVKGARERAFNDAKARAEQYAGLSGSTLGKVLRIDESHGSVPPPAPMMGKRAPMQADASFAPPLEPGQQTVTFEVSVIWELN; encoded by the coding sequence ATGCGGGTACGACGACGGACAGCACTGACTCGGACGGCCGCTGTGGCTGCCACCGCAGCGATGGCGGTGCTTGTCGCCGGCTGCGGTGACGATTCCACCGGCAGCCCGGAGTCCACGCGGAATGTGACGGTGATCGGCAAGGGCGAGGTCAAGGGCGCACCCGATGTCCTGCGCGCCGATGTGGGCGTATCGGTGACCGCCAAGGACGTCTCCGGGGCACTGTCTCAGGCCGGCGAGAAGGCTCAGGCCGTCATCGACGCCGTGGTCGGTGCCGGGGTGGCCCGCGAGGACGTCCAGACCAACGAGCTGTCCATCCAGCCCGAACAGACATACCCCCAGGGCGGTCCCGCACGTATTACCGGGTACAACGCCACCAACTCCGTGCGTATCCACGTCCGCGATCTCAAGAAGGCATCCGAAGTCCTGGACAAGGCCGTGCAGGCGGGCGGCGACGCGGCACGGCTGTCCGGCGTCAGCTTCGATCTCGACAACGACGCCGACCTGGTGAAGGGTGCGCGGGAGCGTGCCTTCAATGACGCCAAGGCCCGTGCCGAGCAGTACGCGGGCCTATCGGGCTCCACACTGGGCAAGGTGCTGCGCATCGACGAATCCCACGGATCGGTGCCTCCCCCTGCGCCGATGATGGGTAAGCGGGCACCCATGCAGGCCGACGCGTCATTCGCGCCACCGCTGGAACCCGGCCAGCAGACGGTGACATTCGAGGTAAGCGTCATCTGGGAGCTGAATTAG
- a CDS encoding zinc-binding dehydrogenase: MRASVLRNGAMVYRDDVADPVPGEGQVLVKVTACGICGSDLHFARHGAQAIELSKQMAGMPSLTDGIDLGADVFMGHEFAAEVIEAGPGTQAPAPGTAVTSIPILLSAKGIEPIVYSNSTLGGYAEQMLLSAPLLLPIPNGLDPRHAALTEPMAVGLHAVNKSGIQPGSGAIVIGCGPVGIAVIAALHNLGIEPIVAADYSPARRDLAQLMGAHEVVDPGVEPTFEAWSRVGKGAPVIFEAVGVPGILNDVLRDAPHSSRVVVVGVCMEPDAITPYFGIAKEVALQFVLAYDPTEFSETLRRIAHGEIDVAHLVTGEVGLEDVGSAFTDLGDPGHHCKILVVP; encoded by the coding sequence ATGCGAGCATCGGTGCTGCGCAACGGCGCGATGGTCTATCGAGACGATGTGGCCGACCCCGTGCCCGGAGAAGGACAAGTACTCGTCAAAGTCACCGCATGCGGAATCTGCGGATCGGACCTTCATTTCGCACGGCACGGCGCACAAGCGATCGAACTGTCCAAGCAAATGGCCGGCATGCCCAGCCTTACCGACGGCATCGACCTGGGGGCCGACGTCTTCATGGGCCATGAGTTCGCCGCGGAAGTGATCGAGGCCGGACCGGGGACGCAGGCACCCGCGCCTGGCACCGCCGTGACGTCGATTCCAATCTTGCTATCTGCCAAGGGGATCGAACCGATCGTCTATAGCAACAGCACACTCGGCGGCTACGCCGAGCAGATGCTGTTGAGCGCTCCACTGCTGCTACCCATCCCCAACGGCCTCGACCCACGGCACGCCGCGCTCACCGAACCGATGGCGGTCGGTCTGCATGCCGTCAACAAATCGGGCATCCAGCCGGGTAGCGGAGCGATCGTCATCGGATGTGGCCCGGTCGGAATAGCAGTGATAGCCGCCCTGCATAACCTGGGCATCGAGCCGATTGTCGCCGCGGACTACTCCCCCGCCCGGCGTGATCTGGCACAGCTCATGGGAGCACACGAGGTCGTCGACCCCGGTGTCGAGCCCACCTTCGAGGCCTGGTCCAGAGTCGGCAAGGGCGCGCCGGTGATCTTCGAGGCCGTCGGGGTGCCGGGCATCCTCAACGATGTGCTGAGGGATGCGCCGCACAGCTCCCGGGTGGTGGTTGTGGGCGTCTGCATGGAGCCCGATGCCATCACCCCGTACTTCGGGATCGCCAAGGAAGTTGCGCTTCAATTCGTGCTCGCCTACGACCCGACGGAGTTCTCCGAAACGCTGCGGCGAATCGCACACGGCGAGATCGATGTTGCGCACCTCGTCACAGGTGAGGTAGGTCTGGAAGATGTCGGATCGGCATTTACCGATCTCGGCGATCCGGGGCATCACTGCAAGATTTTGGTGGTGCCGTAA
- a CDS encoding Coq4 family protein — MQTDLAKYSNPGGVVPDRTTWTPWLRAWRMLIDAKYHGDIYEAFLGMEAPVFARSYYQVRAHPNGRKLFKHKPDLLAVLNDVEYLNSLPFGSLGHAYLSFLNTNKLDAGVFGEANIIRPIAEKNNWDEDFYYMIIRGTALHDMFHTIGGYGPDIAGEMANIGFHCGQMEPAGPLEKLGMFGALTLPGASAPFKLRYYRQAVERGRRADLLMAAPWEELLELPYREAQSVLGVSPVEVAHPQGRWTTEWTPPSINPPTPWNYEHILSAGPIAA; from the coding sequence ATGCAAACCGACCTGGCCAAATACTCTAATCCCGGCGGTGTCGTACCAGACCGCACGACGTGGACGCCCTGGCTGAGGGCTTGGCGCATGCTGATTGATGCCAAGTACCACGGCGACATCTATGAGGCGTTCCTCGGCATGGAGGCGCCCGTCTTCGCACGTTCCTACTATCAGGTGCGGGCCCATCCGAATGGCCGAAAGCTGTTCAAGCACAAACCAGACCTGCTAGCCGTACTCAACGATGTGGAGTATCTGAATTCCCTGCCATTCGGCAGCCTGGGGCACGCCTACCTGTCGTTCCTGAACACCAACAAACTCGACGCAGGCGTCTTCGGCGAAGCGAACATCATCAGGCCGATCGCCGAGAAGAACAACTGGGACGAGGACTTCTACTACATGATCATCAGGGGCACTGCCCTTCATGACATGTTCCACACCATCGGCGGCTACGGTCCCGACATCGCCGGCGAAATGGCCAACATCGGATTCCATTGCGGACAAATGGAACCCGCAGGCCCACTGGAGAAGCTCGGGATGTTCGGCGCCCTCACCCTGCCGGGCGCTTCAGCGCCGTTCAAACTCCGCTACTACCGCCAGGCGGTGGAGCGCGGCCGTCGTGCCGACCTGCTGATGGCCGCGCCCTGGGAGGAGCTACTCGAACTGCCCTATCGCGAGGCCCAGTCGGTGCTGGGGGTGAGCCCGGTCGAGGTGGCGCATCCGCAGGGTAGGTGGACCACCGAATGGACACCGCCTTCAATCAACCCGCCGACCCCCTGGAACTACGAGCACATCCTCTCCGCAGGCCCTATCGCGGCCTGA
- the hpt gene encoding hypoxanthine phosphoribosyltransferase yields MTCEQQQSCGEQYSGDVKSVLLTEEQIRARTQELGAAIGEKYRDIEGDLLLVTVLKGAVMFVSDLARAIPIPTQMEFMAVSSYGSATSSSGVVRILKDLDRDIQNLDVLIVEDIIDSGLTLSWLMRNLASRGPRSLNVVSLLRKPEAKKVDVDVALVGFEIPNEFVVGYGLDYGERYRDLPFIGTLHPRVYTG; encoded by the coding sequence GTGACCTGCGAACAGCAACAGTCATGCGGCGAGCAATACAGCGGCGACGTGAAATCGGTGCTCCTCACCGAGGAGCAGATTCGTGCCCGGACTCAGGAGCTCGGCGCTGCCATCGGCGAGAAGTATCGCGACATCGAGGGCGACCTGCTGCTGGTGACCGTGCTCAAGGGCGCCGTCATGTTTGTCTCGGATTTGGCCAGGGCCATCCCCATCCCGACCCAGATGGAGTTCATGGCCGTCAGCTCGTATGGCTCGGCGACCTCGTCCTCCGGTGTGGTGCGCATCCTCAAGGATCTGGATCGGGACATCCAGAACCTCGATGTCCTGATCGTCGAAGACATCATCGATTCCGGGCTGACGCTGAGCTGGCTCATGCGGAACCTCGCCTCGCGCGGCCCACGGTCACTGAACGTGGTCTCGCTGCTGCGCAAGCCTGAAGCTAAGAAAGTCGACGTAGACGTGGCTCTCGTCGGCTTCGAGATCCCCAACGAGTTCGTGGTCGGTTACGGACTCGACTACGGCGAGCGCTACCGCGATCTGCCTTTCATCGGCACGTTGCACCCGCGCGTCTATACCGGCTAA
- a CDS encoding SIMPL domain-containing protein, whose protein sequence is MGDITVVGHGEASGSPDVFMATVGVSVRSRRIAGVMADVKAKARAVIDAVLDSGVAAEDVRTAWMSVHPQFDGNKITGYSADNSVRITVRDLSKVSDVLDKAVTAGGEAAQLSGVSFDLQDSTDLATQARERAFSDARARAEQYATLSGGNLGKVLRIDETGGHSSPSPRAEFAMLRAASGPPVEAGQQTVSAAITVTWELT, encoded by the coding sequence ATGGGTGATATCACGGTTGTGGGCCATGGCGAGGCCAGCGGTAGTCCCGACGTGTTCATGGCCACGGTCGGTGTGTCGGTGCGCTCACGGCGTATCGCCGGGGTGATGGCCGACGTGAAGGCCAAGGCTCGTGCGGTGATCGATGCGGTGCTCGACTCGGGTGTGGCCGCCGAGGACGTGAGAACCGCATGGATGTCGGTGCACCCGCAATTCGACGGCAACAAAATCACCGGATACTCGGCCGACAACTCGGTGCGGATCACCGTCCGCGATCTATCGAAGGTCTCCGATGTGCTGGACAAGGCCGTCACTGCGGGAGGTGAGGCCGCACAGCTGTCCGGGGTCAGCTTCGATTTGCAGGACAGCACCGATCTCGCTACCCAGGCACGTGAACGAGCATTCTCCGATGCCAGGGCCCGGGCCGAACAGTACGCAACCCTATCCGGGGGGAACCTGGGCAAGGTGCTACGCATCGACGAGACCGGGGGCCATTCGAGCCCGTCCCCGCGCGCCGAGTTCGCGATGCTGCGTGCGGCGAGCGGGCCGCCGGTGGAGGCGGGTCAGCAGACCGTCAGCGCCGCCATCACCGTGACGTGGGAGCTGACATGA
- a CDS encoding flavin-containing monooxygenase gives MSNGAYGAGEKLPSRDIRVVVIGAGMSGLCMASTLRHRGITNFTVYEKADEVGGTWRDNTYPGLQCDVPSRYYSYSFAPNPAWSKGFSPGAEIHQYFVRFADEQGLRKNIRFGAAVTRAEWVDGPGQSHWELEVSDGSRDTADVVVSATGVLHLPRLPDIDGLRTFAGPCFHSARWDHSVPYAGKRVGLIGTGSSGVQIISALADEVQSLSVFQRSAQWVAPVPNFTYSSMSKSMWSRVPILNRFSYRLWRFYFERGVGGSVVSPGVRRRLIQGFVRASHRLLIHDRALRDKLHPDYEPLCRRLVMSVPFFKAVQRPNVAVLTEGIERIVPEGVITNDEVLHELDILVCATGFDAHSYLRPMEVIGRNGVKLSEVWSDGPRAYRAVGLAGFPNFFLLIGPNSPIGNNSLISIAETQVKFAMHWIDEIRYGRVQSVAPTAHAADAFNAEVRRAMPNTVWSSGCDSWYLGADGVPELWPWPPVDYRRTLTSPNREDFAIT, from the coding sequence GTGAGCAATGGCGCTTACGGGGCAGGCGAAAAGTTGCCGTCCCGCGATATCCGCGTGGTGGTAATCGGGGCCGGCATGTCCGGCTTGTGCATGGCCTCGACCCTCCGGCACCGGGGCATCACCAACTTCACCGTCTACGAGAAGGCCGACGAGGTCGGCGGAACCTGGCGGGATAACACCTACCCGGGTCTGCAGTGTGATGTGCCGTCGCGCTACTACTCCTACTCTTTTGCCCCGAATCCCGCGTGGAGCAAAGGCTTCTCACCAGGCGCAGAGATCCACCAATACTTCGTGAGATTCGCCGACGAGCAGGGTCTGCGCAAGAACATCCGATTCGGCGCAGCCGTCACCCGAGCCGAATGGGTAGATGGGCCGGGCCAGTCCCACTGGGAGTTGGAAGTTTCCGACGGCAGCCGCGACACCGCTGATGTCGTGGTGAGTGCCACCGGAGTGCTACACCTCCCCCGCCTTCCCGATATCGACGGGCTGCGAACATTCGCCGGTCCATGCTTTCACTCGGCGCGGTGGGATCACTCGGTACCGTATGCGGGGAAACGGGTCGGGCTTATCGGTACCGGGTCCTCGGGAGTCCAGATCATCAGCGCACTCGCCGACGAGGTGCAGAGCCTCTCGGTGTTCCAGCGCTCGGCGCAGTGGGTCGCACCTGTGCCCAACTTCACCTACTCATCCATGTCGAAGTCGATGTGGTCCCGGGTTCCGATACTGAACAGATTCTCTTACCGCTTGTGGCGCTTCTATTTCGAGCGCGGCGTGGGTGGATCTGTGGTCAGTCCCGGCGTGCGGCGGCGACTCATCCAGGGGTTCGTGCGGGCATCGCATCGGCTCCTCATCCACGATCGCGCACTACGCGACAAGCTGCATCCCGATTACGAGCCGCTGTGCCGACGATTGGTGATGTCGGTGCCGTTCTTCAAGGCGGTGCAACGCCCCAATGTCGCGGTACTCACCGAGGGCATTGAACGCATCGTGCCAGAGGGCGTCATCACAAACGATGAAGTTCTGCACGAGCTCGACATCTTGGTATGCGCCACAGGCTTTGACGCTCATTCCTACTTGCGGCCGATGGAGGTTATCGGCCGCAACGGGGTCAAGCTCAGCGAGGTGTGGAGTGATGGGCCGCGTGCATACCGCGCCGTGGGTCTGGCCGGGTTCCCGAACTTCTTTCTCTTGATCGGACCGAACAGTCCGATCGGAAACAACTCGCTCATCTCGATCGCCGAGACGCAGGTGAAGTTCGCGATGCATTGGATCGACGAAATCCGTTACGGCCGAGTTCAATCGGTGGCACCGACCGCGCATGCCGCAGATGCATTCAACGCCGAGGTGCGCCGGGCGATGCCCAACACCGTGTGGTCCTCGGGATGCGACAGCTGGTATCTGGGAGCCGACGGCGTACCAGAGCTGTGGCCCTGGCCTCCCGTCGACTACCGCCGCACGCTCACCTCCCCGAATCGCGAGGACTTCGCAATCACTTAG
- a CDS encoding substrate-binding domain-containing protein, whose amino-acid sequence MAAIAILLGGIGFFAYKKFSGRCTDIAAFAVAADPAIAPAVSKALDGASAKELGCTKLTVDAKPSAATAATLGKPGGAPALWLPDSSIWLARQMRATGSALDSASQSVARTPIVVAAKQGETPTFDSWLSVLKQPALRIGNPLDDAVVGALAEAEQGKSDPNAITAALVPIAQSQLTNTKQSSAEERLSEVAKTGGLAVSTEQQLIDFNAKHPDTKLTAVVPTTGAPALNYPIAVTEAANDRHAKAKQAGEALAERLTGGNGADALTSAGFRGPDFAPPGGKGLGRIETLTVNDLTALDTAMRRYAMLALPSRMLAVLDVSGSMKFSAGQTTRVGLLSQAIDNGLPLFPENAQIGLWAFSIDKGGPGQDWKDLLPIRTLDEKVGDRSQRQLLADEGHGLDALVGGGTGLYDTTLAAFRKVQSTYDPHYVNSVVIITDGANEDPNGISLDRLLATLKKEQDAARPVVLITLGITEDADAAVLKQISDATPGGGSRVARSADEIPNIVIDLIRARTAAR is encoded by the coding sequence CTGGCGGCAATTGCCATCCTGCTCGGCGGTATCGGGTTCTTCGCATACAAGAAGTTCTCCGGACGATGTACAGACATCGCAGCCTTCGCGGTGGCCGCCGACCCGGCCATCGCGCCGGCCGTCTCGAAGGCGCTTGACGGCGCGAGCGCCAAAGAACTCGGCTGCACAAAACTCACCGTGGACGCGAAACCCTCCGCGGCAACAGCAGCGACGCTCGGCAAGCCCGGGGGTGCGCCCGCGTTGTGGCTCCCAGATTCGTCTATCTGGTTGGCGAGACAGATGCGGGCCACCGGGTCCGCCTTGGATTCGGCGAGCCAGTCGGTGGCCAGAACCCCCATTGTGGTGGCCGCCAAACAGGGCGAGACACCGACATTCGACTCCTGGCTGAGCGTGTTGAAGCAGCCCGCACTGCGGATCGGTAATCCACTCGACGACGCCGTGGTGGGCGCGCTCGCCGAGGCCGAACAGGGAAAGAGTGATCCCAATGCCATCACCGCGGCACTCGTTCCCATCGCGCAGTCACAGCTGACCAATACCAAGCAGAGCAGCGCCGAGGAACGGCTGAGCGAGGTGGCCAAGACAGGCGGCCTGGCAGTCTCCACCGAACAACAACTCATCGACTTCAACGCCAAACATCCCGACACAAAGCTCACCGCCGTCGTTCCCACGACGGGCGCTCCGGCCCTGAACTATCCGATAGCGGTGACCGAGGCCGCCAATGATCGACATGCGAAGGCCAAGCAGGCAGGGGAAGCTCTTGCAGAGCGACTGACCGGCGGCAACGGTGCAGATGCCTTGACGAGTGCGGGATTCCGCGGACCGGACTTCGCGCCGCCGGGGGGCAAGGGGTTGGGCAGGATCGAGACACTGACCGTGAACGACCTGACCGCGCTCGACACCGCGATGCGCCGATACGCGATGCTGGCCTTGCCTTCTCGAATGCTTGCCGTTCTCGATGTCTCCGGCTCGATGAAGTTCTCCGCCGGGCAGACCACCCGTGTCGGTCTGTTGAGCCAGGCGATCGACAACGGGCTTCCGCTGTTCCCCGAGAACGCACAGATCGGGCTGTGGGCCTTCTCGATCGACAAGGGCGGGCCGGGACAGGACTGGAAAGACCTGCTACCCATCCGCACGCTCGACGAGAAGGTGGGCGATAGGTCCCAACGTCAGCTCCTCGCGGACGAGGGCCACGGCCTGGACGCCCTCGTCGGCGGTGGAACCGGCTTGTACGACACCACACTCGCGGCGTTCCGCAAGGTCCAGTCGACATACGACCCGCACTACGTCAACAGCGTGGTGATCATCACCGACGGCGCGAACGAGGATCCGAACGGCATTTCCTTGGACCGATTGCTCGCGACATTGAAGAAAGAGCAAGACGCCGCACGGCCCGTTGTGCTCATCACCCTCGGCATCACAGAGGATGCCGATGCCGCTGTGCTTAAACAGATTTCGGATGCCACCCCGGGTGGCGGCAGTCGCGTCGCACGCAGCGCGGATGAGATCCCCAACATTGTCATCGATCTCATCAGGGCTCGGACCGCCGCCCGCTAG
- a CDS encoding LLM class flavin-dependent oxidoreductase, which translates to MSTPLRFGAFITPFHPVGQNPTTALEYDLDRVVALDRLGYDEAWFGEHHSGGYELISCPEVFIATASERTKHIRLGTGVVSLPYHHPLMVVDRWILLDHITRGRVIFGTGPGALPTDAYMMGIDPLDQRQMQEESLEAILALLRAAPEERITRETSWFTLRDAQLQLRPYTHPYPEILTAAMFSPSGPRLAGKLGAGLLSLSASIPGGFAALENAWEVVREQATTHGHPEPDRSSWRVLGIMHLAETREQAIEDCTYGLPDYAHYFGAVGVLPLANEVDGAQADPREFVKAYVDEGNCCIGTPEDAIDYIQGLLDKSGGFGTFLMLGHDWASPEATFKSYELFARKVIPHFTGQLTAAKISHDWAQAKRGELLGRAGEAVAKAIGEHVSDERLREEQTTR; encoded by the coding sequence ATGAGCACCCCATTGCGATTCGGCGCCTTCATCACCCCGTTTCATCCTGTCGGCCAAAACCCCACCACCGCACTGGAGTACGACCTGGACCGGGTGGTGGCCCTGGACCGGCTGGGTTATGACGAGGCCTGGTTTGGTGAGCATCACTCCGGCGGCTACGAGTTGATCTCCTGTCCCGAGGTCTTCATTGCCACCGCGTCCGAGCGCACCAAACACATCAGACTGGGCACCGGGGTGGTGTCTCTGCCCTACCACCACCCGTTGATGGTGGTAGATCGCTGGATTCTGTTGGACCACATCACCCGGGGCCGCGTCATATTCGGTACCGGCCCAGGAGCGCTGCCCACCGACGCGTACATGATGGGCATCGACCCGCTCGACCAGCGCCAGATGCAGGAGGAGTCGCTGGAGGCGATCCTGGCGCTGCTGCGCGCCGCGCCCGAGGAGCGCATCACCCGCGAAACATCCTGGTTCACTTTACGGGACGCGCAGCTGCAACTGCGTCCCTATACCCACCCCTATCCGGAAATCCTTACCGCGGCAATGTTTTCCCCTTCAGGGCCACGGCTGGCCGGGAAGCTCGGCGCCGGGCTGCTGTCCTTGTCGGCATCGATCCCCGGTGGATTCGCGGCATTGGAAAATGCCTGGGAGGTGGTGCGTGAGCAGGCGACCACCCACGGGCATCCCGAACCAGATCGGTCCAGTTGGCGGGTGCTCGGCATCATGCACCTCGCCGAAACACGCGAGCAGGCCATCGAGGACTGCACGTACGGTCTGCCGGACTACGCGCACTACTTCGGTGCCGTCGGGGTCCTGCCCCTTGCGAATGAAGTAGACGGCGCCCAGGCGGACCCGCGCGAGTTCGTCAAGGCTTATGTGGACGAAGGGAACTGCTGCATCGGGACGCCCGAGGATGCCATCGACTACATTCAGGGCCTGCTCGACAAGTCGGGCGGTTTCGGCACATTCCTGATGCTAGGGCACGACTGGGCGTCGCCAGAAGCCACGTTCAAATCCTATGAACTGTTCGCCCGCAAGGTGATTCCACATTTTACGGGACAGCTCACCGCCGCCAAGATCTCGCACGACTGGGCGCAGGCCAAGCGCGGCGAGCTACTGGGCCGCGCCGGCGAAGCCGTCGCCAAGGCCATCGGCGAGCACGTCAGCGATGAGCGGCTCCGCGAAGAGCAGACAACACGGTGA
- a CDS encoding TetR/AcrR family transcriptional regulator, producing the protein MVRKSEGESKVSRGRGRPPGGGNTAQQAQAQLLDAAERLFIERGYGASTMEAIAREAGYSRAVVYRHFRNRDDLMDALVVRATMSEITNMIGRLIVLKDLAEIIPESMVIVSVEVGANPLLRVLADRDDRGTVASLIVNAPHLIDLLTSLYAGVFSTRMAEVRQGVRPEDAARYVLSVALSLLLGLIPGTDNPEQVRRYVRVFVLPTLLANPPAPEAVFV; encoded by the coding sequence GTGGTTCGTAAGAGTGAGGGCGAGAGCAAGGTTTCACGTGGACGCGGCAGACCGCCGGGCGGTGGTAACACCGCCCAGCAGGCGCAGGCGCAGCTTCTTGATGCTGCGGAGCGGCTGTTCATCGAGCGCGGATACGGCGCATCCACGATGGAAGCCATTGCGCGGGAAGCCGGATACAGCCGAGCGGTGGTGTATCGGCATTTCCGGAACCGGGACGATCTGATGGATGCCCTGGTGGTCCGCGCGACGATGAGTGAGATCACCAACATGATCGGTCGACTTATCGTGCTCAAGGACCTGGCCGAGATCATTCCGGAATCGATGGTGATCGTTTCCGTGGAGGTCGGCGCCAATCCGCTACTGCGCGTGCTGGCGGACCGCGATGATCGCGGCACGGTCGCCTCGTTGATTGTCAACGCGCCCCATCTCATCGACCTGTTGACCTCGTTGTACGCAGGTGTGTTCAGCACCCGGATGGCGGAGGTGCGGCAAGGTGTACGGCCCGAGGACGCCGCGCGGTACGTGCTGTCGGTGGCGCTTTCCCTGCTCCTCGGGCTCATCCCGGGAACCGATAATCCGGAGCAGGTTCGGCGCTATGTCAGGGTTTTCGTGTTGCCCACGTTGCTCGCCAACCCACCGGCGCCGGAGGCCGTGTTCGTCTAG